One stretch of Rosistilla oblonga DNA includes these proteins:
- a CDS encoding protein kinase domain-containing protein, which yields MNYEAQLEVLLEEILESHRSIEDVCAEHPALANDLRRRFHELRNVEAQIDLLFPSPASPGSMPHVASAVLNADLPTIPGYEVQTILGHGGMGVVYRARQVNLNRDVAIKMLLAGPYASQVERLRFAREAEAIARLQHPQIVQIYDVGEVSGRPFYAMELVEGGTLAQQLADKPVSVRDAAETLALLSRAVQSAHECGIVHRDLKPANILLDENATPKISDFGLARQVDFDAGLTLTGARMGTPSYMAPEQVIGGEIGPAVDIYALGTLLYQMLTGRPPFRGESVIETEQRLISETPQSPSELNSSVPRDLETICLKCLEKEPYQRYATAAELADDLQRFLRYEPIAARPIGRAVRLGRWVRRSPTTAALIVTALALLGMSAIYGTRELALAANRQTEKARLTARLESGLKLEREGRYSETRALLGKLGDGGHQDLRQRIDRAVANLDSVEELVALRLHRVSVNDGRYDAQSNRAHADARYEILFDRLDIGNPDQPPADVAARIKTSDFRDALVAALDNWAVCADAPTRRCWLLEVACLADHDPTGLRDRIRSPDTWLDQAALSELSQAALNAGVSIQLLRAIGDRMAEAGMEPIAFRKQIQRIHTDDFLANFTLADELRDQDPADAVRYYQAALAIRPQAALAHNNMGLALEQLGRKEEAQAYFESALQIDPTFVMAIYNVGRCDADAGNFAEAIAQFQAALRIDPNLPVAHYQLGLANAARGDHPEAIGAFRSAIELDPQHAAAYGAMGESLLQIKRVEEAECALRKCLERIPLNDPQRPRFDQLLEQCSQR from the coding sequence ATGAATTACGAAGCTCAATTGGAAGTCTTGCTCGAGGAAATTCTTGAGTCGCATCGTTCGATCGAGGATGTGTGCGCCGAACATCCAGCCCTGGCCAACGACCTGCGTCGCCGATTCCACGAGCTGCGGAATGTCGAAGCCCAGATCGATCTGTTGTTTCCAAGTCCAGCCAGTCCCGGGTCGATGCCGCACGTCGCGTCGGCTGTCCTAAACGCCGACCTGCCCACAATCCCCGGCTATGAGGTGCAAACGATCCTTGGCCACGGCGGAATGGGAGTGGTCTATCGCGCCCGTCAGGTCAATCTGAATCGAGACGTTGCGATCAAAATGTTGTTGGCCGGACCGTACGCCAGCCAGGTTGAACGGTTGCGGTTTGCCCGCGAAGCGGAGGCGATCGCGCGTTTACAACATCCGCAAATCGTACAAATCTACGACGTTGGCGAGGTCTCTGGCCGCCCGTTCTACGCGATGGAGTTGGTGGAAGGGGGAACACTCGCGCAACAGCTCGCCGACAAACCGGTCTCGGTGCGCGACGCTGCGGAGACGCTTGCGTTGCTGTCGCGAGCCGTGCAATCGGCGCACGAGTGCGGGATCGTGCACCGCGACCTGAAACCCGCCAACATCTTGCTGGACGAAAACGCGACGCCCAAGATCAGCGATTTCGGACTCGCACGGCAAGTCGATTTCGACGCCGGGTTAACACTCACCGGCGCCCGCATGGGGACGCCCAGCTACATGGCGCCCGAACAGGTAATCGGTGGCGAGATCGGACCGGCTGTCGACATCTATGCGTTGGGGACGTTGCTGTACCAGATGCTCACCGGTCGGCCGCCGTTTCGCGGTGAATCGGTGATCGAAACCGAACAGCGTTTGATTTCCGAAACGCCGCAATCTCCGTCGGAGCTTAATTCCAGCGTCCCCCGCGATCTAGAAACGATCTGCCTGAAGTGTCTCGAAAAAGAGCCTTATCAACGGTACGCAACCGCAGCCGAACTGGCTGATGATCTGCAACGCTTTTTGAGGTATGAACCGATCGCTGCGCGGCCGATCGGTCGCGCGGTTCGTTTGGGACGCTGGGTGCGTCGCAGTCCAACAACCGCCGCGTTGATCGTGACGGCGTTAGCTCTGTTAGGCATGTCCGCGATCTACGGTACGCGTGAACTCGCCCTGGCGGCAAACCGACAGACCGAAAAGGCTCGTCTGACCGCGCGGTTGGAATCGGGACTCAAGCTCGAACGGGAGGGGCGGTATTCCGAAACGCGAGCCCTATTGGGAAAGTTGGGGGACGGCGGCCATCAAGACCTTCGCCAGCGGATCGATCGCGCGGTGGCAAACCTAGATAGTGTCGAAGAACTTGTCGCGCTGCGACTACATCGCGTCTCGGTGAACGACGGACGCTATGACGCGCAATCCAATCGAGCTCATGCCGACGCCCGCTACGAAATACTGTTCGATCGATTGGATATCGGGAATCCCGACCAACCGCCGGCCGACGTCGCCGCCCGAATCAAAACTTCGGACTTTCGCGACGCGTTGGTCGCCGCACTGGACAACTGGGCCGTCTGTGCAGATGCCCCGACGCGGCGGTGTTGGTTGCTGGAGGTCGCTTGTCTGGCAGATCACGATCCAACGGGGCTCCGCGATCGGATTCGCAGCCCGGACACATGGCTTGATCAAGCCGCGCTCTCGGAACTCTCCCAAGCTGCGTTGAATGCCGGAGTATCGATTCAGCTGCTGCGAGCGATCGGAGACCGGATGGCCGAAGCGGGAATGGAACCGATCGCATTTCGCAAGCAGATACAACGAATCCACACCGACGATTTTTTGGCTAACTTTACACTCGCCGATGAACTTCGCGACCAGGATCCCGCCGACGCCGTCCGCTACTACCAAGCGGCTCTCGCAATTCGTCCCCAAGCCGCCCTGGCTCACAACAACATGGGATTGGCACTCGAGCAACTTGGACGCAAGGAGGAAGCGCAGGCGTACTTCGAGTCCGCTCTGCAGATCGATCCAACCTTCGTCATGGCGATCTACAATGTCGGACGATGCGACGCCGATGCGGGGAACTTTGCAGAGGCGATCGCCCAGTTCCAAGCAGCCTTGCGGATCGATCCGAACCTCCCAGTTGCTCATTACCAATTGGGATTAGCCAATGCCGCTCGTGGAGATCATCCCGAGGCGATCGGAGCTTTTCGCAGCGCGATCGAATTGGATCCGCAGCACGCAGCCGCTTACGGTGCGATGGGCGAATCGCTGTTGCAGATCAAACGGGTTGAAGAAGCGGAGTGTGCGCTGCGGAAGTGCCTGGAACGGATACCATTAAACGATCCGCAGCGGCCGCGGTTTGATCAGCTACTGGAGCAATGCAGCCAACGCTGA
- a CDS encoding RNA polymerase sigma factor produces MDHEQTTLDVQRYLDELGNLDGSAPAEPIIRALIDRSVGRLQMLCEALLVRSYPRLMQPPLNLQSEEMLSAVVDRLIKAMQQVRPATVRQFFGLANQHMRWELNDLARRLDKHPADHELNAGLAMAPEPSASQLTPNAVRMLDAIDNLPDDEREVFGLVRIQGMTHTEAADLLDVSPKTIQRRLNRCMILLTASLGDLNPDTPPATEVGPAGD; encoded by the coding sequence ATGGATCACGAACAAACGACGCTCGATGTTCAAAGGTATCTGGACGAACTTGGGAACTTGGATGGAAGTGCACCGGCGGAACCGATCATTCGAGCATTGATCGATCGCTCGGTCGGGCGTTTGCAAATGTTGTGCGAAGCGTTGTTGGTTCGCAGCTATCCGCGATTGATGCAGCCTCCGTTGAATCTACAGTCCGAAGAGATGCTGAGCGCGGTGGTCGATCGATTGATCAAAGCGATGCAGCAGGTCCGCCCGGCGACCGTACGGCAGTTTTTTGGACTGGCAAATCAACACATGCGCTGGGAACTCAACGATCTTGCCCGCCGACTCGACAAACATCCAGCCGATCACGAGCTGAATGCGGGATTGGCGATGGCACCCGAACCAAGCGCGTCTCAGCTGACTCCCAACGCGGTGCGAATGCTCGATGCAATCGACAATCTTCCCGATGACGAGCGCGAGGTGTTTGGGCTGGTCCGTATCCAAGGCATGACACATACCGAGGCGGCGGATCTATTGGACGTTTCACCAAAGACGATTCAACGACGTTTGAACCGGTGTATGATTCTGCTGACCGCGTCACTGGGAGACCTGAATCCCGACACCCCACCAGCAACCGAAGTCGGACCAGCTGGGGATTAG
- a CDS encoding pirin family protein: MITLRKSNERGRADLGRLKSYHTFSFASYHDQAHMGFRALRAMNEDCVAAGHGFGRHAHANMEIVSYVLDGTLELKDWMEEGEVVQAGELQRISAGTGISHSEINPSENQSAHFYQVWLLPKVRDVRPSSERRRFDDGEMKNSLRVVASPDGRDGSLSIQQDALLYLSKLESGATLDFAIDAGRYAWLQVLRGSVALNSNHLETGTGAAIENESLLRIDATSDAEIMLFDLA; this comes from the coding sequence ATGATCACACTTCGTAAGTCGAATGAACGTGGCCGCGCTGATTTAGGCCGTCTGAAGTCGTACCACACGTTTTCCTTTGCATCCTATCACGACCAGGCTCACATGGGATTTCGCGCCCTGCGAGCGATGAACGAGGACTGCGTTGCCGCCGGGCATGGCTTCGGACGCCATGCGCACGCCAACATGGAAATCGTTTCTTACGTCCTCGACGGGACGCTTGAATTGAAGGATTGGATGGAGGAGGGCGAAGTCGTGCAGGCCGGGGAACTGCAGCGGATCAGCGCGGGGACTGGGATCTCGCACAGCGAAATCAACCCTTCGGAAAATCAATCGGCGCACTTTTACCAGGTCTGGCTGCTCCCTAAAGTTCGCGATGTCAGGCCCAGCAGCGAACGCCGGCGGTTTGATGACGGAGAGATGAAGAACTCGCTTCGCGTGGTCGCATCGCCCGATGGACGCGACGGATCGCTGTCGATCCAACAGGACGCGCTGCTGTATCTTTCGAAGCTGGAAAGCGGAGCGACACTCGATTTTGCGATCGATGCAGGCCGATACGCCTGGTTGCAAGTGTTGCGTGGTTCGGTCGCTCTTAACTCCAACCATCTCGAAACGGGAACGGGAGCCGCGATCGAAAACGAATCGCTGTTGCGGATCGATGCGACCAGCGACGCCGAGATCATGCTGTTCGACCTCGCGTAA